In Chloroflexi bacterium ADurb.Bin180, the following are encoded in one genomic region:
- the arnT gene encoding Undecaprenyl phosphate-alpha-4-amino-4-deoxy-L-arabinose arabinosyl transferase has protein sequence MAQGRVHLSLSPKTLERVILIALVLATAVVMYWRLGEGSLSDYDEADYAQSAREMLWWNDLNTPRWNGMEFFDKPPLNMWLTALAYKVVGVNEFGARVVSATAGVLVILLVYAIGRSLFHGRAIALGAAILLLTINNNLYSHGYNLVSLARVGQLDMMLILWMCLAVWLVWRAERQPRALIWMGVPLGLGLMTKSVAGLIAYGIVGLYLLLRGRPAWWRRETLLGLLTSVLLAAPWHIGQLLIWGQHFWNSYMVSLTVGYVTGDQGHTRDMLFYLRTIRQGFPALYPVVALAVVYGLYRALRHKDKASLLLLCWTVVPFALYNVGRSKIGWYMIPIYPALALLTMQLLRRVVKGKGALLVALIATLAFNPWLPAAKDFNPGVKAVATYSRYVLQPGDILVNYFPGSYWIRPSALFYADRPLLLITSEDQLRAYLGAMAGCRSEPGGTAYILTDTHFWEPVKGLGKTIYQSGGYSLIAVESDTACRRPDQ, from the coding sequence ATGGCACAAGGCCGCGTGCACCTGTCCCTCTCGCCCAAAACGCTCGAGCGAGTCATTCTGATCGCGCTTGTCTTGGCCACCGCAGTGGTGATGTACTGGCGCCTCGGCGAGGGCAGCCTCAGCGACTATGACGAGGCGGACTATGCGCAGAGCGCCCGCGAGATGCTGTGGTGGAATGACCTGAATACGCCGCGCTGGAATGGCATGGAGTTCTTTGACAAGCCGCCACTCAACATGTGGCTGACCGCGCTAGCCTACAAGGTCGTTGGCGTCAACGAGTTCGGCGCCCGGGTGGTCTCGGCTACGGCGGGCGTGCTGGTGATCCTCCTGGTGTACGCCATCGGCCGCAGTCTGTTCCACGGCCGCGCTATCGCCCTCGGGGCGGCCATTCTGCTGCTGACCATCAACAACAACCTCTACAGCCACGGCTACAACCTGGTGAGCCTGGCGCGAGTCGGCCAGCTCGATATGATGCTGATCCTGTGGATGTGCCTCGCTGTGTGGCTGGTCTGGCGAGCGGAACGCCAGCCTCGCGCCTTGATCTGGATGGGCGTACCCCTCGGGCTTGGCCTGATGACCAAGAGCGTCGCTGGCCTGATAGCCTACGGCATCGTCGGCCTCTATCTCCTGCTGAGAGGCAGGCCGGCCTGGTGGCGCAGGGAGACGCTGCTGGGCCTGCTGACCAGCGTACTCCTGGCAGCGCCGTGGCATATCGGGCAGTTGCTCATCTGGGGCCAGCACTTTTGGAACTCGTACATGGTCTCGCTCACCGTGGGCTATGTCACCGGCGATCAGGGGCATACCCGGGACATGCTCTTCTACCTGCGTACTATCCGGCAGGGATTTCCGGCACTCTACCCGGTCGTAGCGCTGGCCGTCGTCTATGGCCTCTACCGGGCGTTGCGCCACAAGGACAAGGCCTCGTTGCTGCTTCTGTGTTGGACGGTGGTACCCTTTGCCCTGTACAATGTGGGACGCAGCAAAATCGGCTGGTACATGATCCCCATCTACCCTGCTCTGGCACTGCTGACCATGCAGCTCCTGAGGCGTGTGGTGAAGGGCAAGGGCGCCCTGCTAGTAGCGCTGATCGCCACACTGGCCTTCAACCCCTGGCTTCCTGCGGCTAAGGACTTTAACCCGGGTGTCAAGGCGGTGGCGACCTACAGTCGCTACGTCCTTCAGCCAGGAGACATCCTGGTGAACTATTTCCCTGGGTCCTACTGGATCAGGCCGTCGGCCCTTTTCTACGCGGACCGTCCGCTCCTGCTGATCACGTCGGAGGATCAGTTGCGGGCCTACCTGGGCGCAATGGCCGGCTGCCGGAGTGAGCCAGGAGGAACGGCGTATATTCTGACCGACACACATTTCTGGGAGCCAGTGAAGGGACTCGGCAAGACCATTTATCAATCTGGCGGTTACTCGCTCATCGCCGTCGAAAGCGACACCGCCTGCAGGAGACCAGATCAATGA
- the arnC_1 gene encoding Undecaprenyl-phosphate 4-deoxy-4-formamido-L-arabinose transferase: protein MTNGVFLSITAPCYNEHENIEKMVSYWQSVLLKDGISGEIVIGEDGSTDGSKDILRRLRAEQPNLIVVDHPENRGYGYALGSAIAHSQGEYVLTIDSDGQFDAAEYTLLYSELKKGFDVVTGYRHRKQDRLLRVIADRCLNLLIRLLFGLGLRDTNCALKLFKGDVARRLTVEARGYPTPTELLVRAQTLGYRIGETGITHYERAGGKTKLKALRTSWQMLLFLFYLKYKQALYRAKIINSF, encoded by the coding sequence ATGACCAACGGCGTCTTTTTGTCCATCACCGCACCCTGTTACAACGAGCACGAGAACATCGAAAAGATGGTCTCTTACTGGCAAAGTGTCCTGCTCAAAGACGGCATCTCTGGCGAGATCGTTATCGGCGAAGACGGCAGCACCGATGGCAGCAAAGACATCCTGAGACGGCTGCGGGCCGAACAGCCCAACCTGATTGTGGTAGACCACCCGGAGAACCGCGGCTATGGCTATGCCCTGGGAAGCGCCATTGCTCACAGCCAGGGCGAGTACGTTCTCACCATCGACTCGGACGGGCAATTCGACGCGGCAGAGTACACCCTGCTGTACTCAGAGCTGAAGAAGGGTTTCGACGTGGTCACGGGCTACCGACACCGCAAACAGGATCGTCTGCTCCGCGTGATCGCCGACCGCTGCCTCAACCTGCTCATCCGCCTTCTCTTTGGGCTCGGGTTGCGCGACACGAACTGCGCCCTGAAGCTGTTCAAAGGCGATGTGGCTCGCCGACTGACCGTCGAGGCCAGAGGCTATCCTACACCCACCGAACTGCTGGTGCGGGCGCAGACTCTCGGCTATCGCATCGGTGAGACAGGCATAACGCACTATGAGCGTGCGGGCGGCAAGACCAAGCTAAAGGCGCTGCGCACGAGCTGGCAGATGCTGCTCTTTCTGTTCTACCTAAAGTACAAGCAGGCACTGTACCGGGCCAAGATCATCAACAGTTTCTAG
- a CDS encoding UDP-glucose 4-epimerase yields the protein MRYSRVLVTGGAGFIGSHLVERLVRDGIETIVLDDLSVGKRENLPPGVTLIQGDVRDRQVVDEAVSGVQGVFHLAARVSIRASIAGFYDDAETNLMGTLNVLKACASRNVNKLVYASSMAVYADAPRPTPVPESYDTAPLSPYGVAKLASEKYIRLVSAQAGFKAVSLRYFNTYGPRQTFTPYVGVITIFAQRLLRGEAPIIFGDGQQCRDLVYVGDVADATYQAMMTEVTGEVINVGSGEGTTVNRIAALLCARLNPGIQPVHAEEHAGEVRNSIADIRKAQRLLGYEPKTWLEDRLDEIIAWNREHLAQGRPGGQA from the coding sequence ATGCGCTATAGCCGAGTCCTGGTCACGGGAGGCGCCGGTTTCATCGGTTCGCACCTGGTAGAACGACTCGTGCGCGATGGCATCGAGACCATCGTGCTGGACGACCTGTCGGTGGGCAAGCGGGAAAACCTCCCTCCCGGGGTTACCTTGATTCAGGGAGATGTCCGCGACCGCCAAGTGGTGGACGAAGCCGTATCGGGAGTGCAGGGTGTCTTTCACCTCGCGGCCCGCGTGAGCATTCGGGCCTCCATCGCCGGCTTTTACGACGACGCTGAGACGAACCTGATGGGCACCCTCAACGTGCTCAAAGCTTGTGCTTCGCGCAACGTGAACAAGCTGGTCTATGCGTCTTCTATGGCCGTCTACGCCGACGCGCCACGGCCCACACCCGTCCCGGAGAGCTATGACACCGCACCGCTATCGCCCTACGGCGTGGCCAAGCTCGCCTCCGAAAAGTACATCCGCCTTGTCTCGGCCCAGGCCGGCTTCAAAGCCGTGTCGCTACGCTACTTTAACACCTACGGACCCCGGCAGACCTTTACGCCCTATGTGGGAGTGATCACCATCTTTGCCCAGCGCCTGCTGCGCGGCGAGGCGCCAATCATCTTTGGCGATGGCCAGCAATGCCGCGACTTGGTCTACGTGGGCGATGTGGCCGACGCTACCTACCAGGCCATGATGACCGAAGTCACCGGAGAGGTGATCAACGTCGGCTCTGGCGAGGGGACCACCGTCAACCGCATTGCGGCGCTGCTCTGCGCGAGATTGAACCCTGGCATCCAGCCGGTCCATGCCGAAGAGCACGCCGGCGAAGTGCGCAACTCTATTGCTGACATTCGCAAGGCCCAACGCCTGCTGGGTTATGAGCCCAAGACCTGGCTCGAGGACCGGCTGGACGAGATCATCGCCTGGAATCGCGAACACCTGGCACAGGGGCGGCCAGGAGGTCAAGCCTAG
- the rmlA gene encoding Glucose-1-phosphate thymidylyltransferase, with translation MTQKLTGVILAAGKGSRIQPLNLYLPKPLLPVCNKPIIQYQLEDMQRIGVRDVIIVVGHLKEEIISYFGDGSALGLKIRYVEQQQTLGIAHAVAQLESQVNTPFILFLGDIFLVPKDLQIMERMFWERRAGAVLAVKKEPNPEYIRRNFAVILHASGTVTRVIEKPRYLANNLKGCGVYIFDLSIFDAIRRTPRTAQRDEYEITNSIQILIDDGFPVYPADVIEWDMNITFACDLLECNRSQLGRLGKTQLVGEHAVLHPGVKLHGSVLGDRVVVDQPVEIKDSLVLPGTHISGTQPIEGMVLTPELSIDCKSAQKEPDHAL, from the coding sequence TTGACGCAAAAGCTAACCGGGGTCATTTTGGCTGCGGGCAAGGGGAGCCGCATTCAACCGCTCAATCTCTACCTGCCCAAGCCGCTTTTGCCCGTCTGCAACAAACCGATCATCCAGTACCAGCTCGAAGACATGCAGCGCATCGGCGTGCGCGACGTCATCATCGTGGTAGGGCACCTCAAAGAGGAGATCATCTCTTACTTTGGCGATGGTTCGGCGCTCGGCCTCAAGATCCGCTACGTCGAGCAGCAGCAGACTCTGGGCATTGCCCACGCCGTCGCGCAACTGGAGAGCCAGGTCAACACTCCATTCATCCTCTTTCTGGGAGACATCTTTCTCGTGCCGAAGGACCTGCAGATCATGGAGCGCATGTTCTGGGAGCGCCGGGCGGGAGCGGTGTTGGCCGTGAAGAAGGAGCCGAATCCCGAGTACATCCGGCGCAACTTTGCGGTCATCCTCCATGCCAGCGGCACCGTGACGCGGGTCATTGAGAAACCGCGCTACCTGGCCAACAACCTCAAGGGCTGCGGTGTCTACATCTTTGACCTGTCTATCTTTGATGCCATTCGTCGCACCCCGCGCACGGCGCAACGCGACGAATACGAGATCACCAACTCGATCCAGATACTGATCGACGACGGATTCCCCGTGTACCCGGCCGATGTCATCGAGTGGGACATGAACATCACCTTTGCCTGCGACCTTCTCGAGTGCAACCGCAGCCAGCTCGGCCGCCTGGGCAAGACCCAACTGGTGGGAGAGCACGCGGTTCTGCACCCCGGCGTAAAACTGCACGGGTCGGTGCTGGGAGACCGAGTGGTCGTGGATCAGCCGGTAGAGATCAAGGATTCGCTGGTCCTGCCAGGCACGCACATCAGCGGCACGCAACCCATCGAGGGGATGGTGCTGACGCCAGAGCTATCCATTGACTGCAAGAGCGCGCAGAAGGAGCCGGACCATGCGCTATAG
- the pgdA gene encoding Peptidoglycan-N-acetylglucosamine deacetylase, producing the protein MVPNALTIDLEDWYHPELVRPQLGPTDPEPQAGQSVPQLLELLRSRGVKATFFVVGEVAQRDPELVRRIAAEGHEVACHGMSHRPLWKMTPDEFRQELAEFGRLLAGILPGQCIRGYRAPTFSLDNSTRWALTVLAEMGYHYDSSVFPLRTPLYGVAGGPLEPYYPSPDNVAVSAATPVVTDHGASLRSGGGRSSSTVLEFPMSVWSWAGLRVPVSGGVYLRALPFAMITWCLRQINKQRPFVVYLHPWEAYRQTPRLPLPLLSRLATYYNSGAVLPRLAALLDEFSFAPMGTVVSELEA; encoded by the coding sequence GTGGTGCCTAACGCACTGACCATCGACCTGGAGGACTGGTACCACCCGGAGCTGGTTCGCCCGCAACTCGGGCCCACTGATCCAGAGCCGCAGGCTGGCCAGTCGGTGCCGCAACTCCTCGAGCTGCTGCGCTCCCGTGGGGTCAAGGCGACTTTCTTTGTCGTGGGCGAGGTGGCGCAGAGGGATCCCGAGCTGGTCCGTCGAATCGCGGCGGAGGGTCACGAGGTTGCCTGCCATGGCATGAGCCACAGGCCGCTGTGGAAGATGACGCCGGACGAGTTTCGGCAGGAGCTGGCCGAGTTCGGCCGTCTACTGGCCGGCATCCTGCCGGGCCAGTGCATACGGGGCTATCGCGCGCCGACGTTCTCACTCGACAATAGCACACGCTGGGCCTTGACCGTTCTCGCCGAGATGGGGTATCATTACGATTCGAGTGTTTTCCCGCTCAGAACACCGCTGTATGGCGTCGCTGGCGGCCCACTGGAGCCGTACTACCCTTCTCCCGACAACGTGGCCGTCAGCGCAGCGACCCCGGTGGTCACTGACCACGGCGCGTCTTTGAGATCAGGCGGCGGCCGGTCATCGAGCACGGTTCTCGAGTTTCCCATGTCGGTGTGGAGCTGGGCCGGATTGCGCGTGCCGGTCAGCGGGGGAGTATACTTGCGCGCCTTGCCTTTTGCGATGATTACCTGGTGCCTGCGCCAGATCAACAAACAGAGGCCCTTTGTGGTCTACCTGCACCCGTGGGAGGCGTATCGGCAGACGCCGCGGCTGCCCTTGCCGTTGCTTTCTCGGCTGGCAACCTACTACAACTCGGGTGCGGTGCTGCCGCGGCTAGCCGCGCTGCTGGACGAGTTCTCTTTTGCACCAATGGGAACCGTCGTGTCGGAACTGGAGGCCTAG
- a CDS encoding Undecaprenyl-phosphate mannosyltransferase, which yields MSVESTAAKLDAGASPTLLIIPAHNEARNIGQVLADVAATGLSLAVLVVDDCSSDNTAQIAASQGARVLRLPNNLGYGGAVQAGFRYAVRQGYDTVVMMDADGQHDASCIADLLRPVQKGEADLVLGSRFLGRMEYHTTLAKRLGMAIFSRLVSSFTGSTITDPTSGFQAMNRDVVAFFATDNYPVDFPDADTILLLHYAGFKVSEVPVLMRERLSGVSMHSSWKPIYYVFKMFLSILIVLLRQSTHSNAARQSARKASGVGSGGGPRGA from the coding sequence ATGAGCGTCGAGTCTACCGCCGCAAAGCTGGACGCCGGCGCCAGTCCCACGCTTCTCATCATCCCGGCCCACAACGAGGCCAGGAACATCGGCCAGGTCCTGGCAGACGTCGCAGCGACGGGCCTCTCTCTCGCTGTTCTCGTGGTCGACGACTGCTCCAGCGACAACACGGCGCAGATTGCCGCCAGCCAGGGCGCTCGAGTGCTGCGCCTGCCCAACAACCTGGGCTACGGCGGGGCGGTGCAGGCCGGCTTCCGCTACGCGGTCAGGCAGGGTTATGACACAGTGGTGATGATGGACGCTGACGGCCAGCACGATGCGTCCTGTATCGCAGACTTGCTTCGTCCCGTGCAGAAAGGAGAAGCCGACCTCGTCCTCGGCTCTCGTTTCCTCGGACGAATGGAGTACCATACGACCCTGGCGAAACGTCTCGGCATGGCCATCTTCTCCAGGCTCGTCAGCTCGTTCACCGGCAGCACCATCACCGACCCGACCTCTGGCTTTCAGGCCATGAATCGAGATGTCGTGGCCTTTTTCGCCACAGACAACTACCCGGTGGACTTTCCCGACGCAGACACGATTCTGTTACTGCACTATGCCGGCTTCAAGGTCAGCGAGGTGCCGGTGCTCATGCGCGAGCGCTTGAGTGGTGTTTCGATGCATTCGAGCTGGAAACCCATCTACTACGTTTTCAAGATGTTCCTTTCCATACTCATCGTGTTGCTCCGACAATCGACGCACAGCAACGCCGCCCGGCAGAGCGCAAGAAAAGCCTCCGGTGTCGGCTCTGGCGGGGGCCCTCGTGGTGCCTAA
- the cmdD_1 gene encoding Chondramide synthase cmdD produces the protein MTTPKTGSWIDYWKSETLFGEFQWQENMDIFVRTSQPIMEYGPSDVVLDIGCGPGYLEAALKDTVRAMHGVDTSPRYLQRCRERFPNQPNLFFYQLDEQNYTDLSAVADQRFSKIVCLSVVQYYQSIDEVETLIRNVRQLALPGARLLIADITVHGGWLKDTWGVLKAAYEEKCFWKTLFFLIRARTSDYYRVRATQGLLAFTVPQLSDLIARLGLDAEILSTRLTTNSNRKHLLVRF, from the coding sequence ATGACCACTCCGAAGACAGGTAGCTGGATCGACTACTGGAAGTCCGAGACGCTGTTCGGCGAGTTCCAGTGGCAAGAGAACATGGATATCTTTGTGCGCACGAGCCAGCCCATTATGGAGTACGGCCCCTCGGACGTGGTCCTGGACATCGGCTGCGGACCGGGCTACCTGGAAGCCGCTCTCAAGGACACGGTCCGGGCGATGCACGGAGTCGATACCTCGCCGCGCTACCTGCAGCGCTGCCGCGAGCGGTTCCCCAATCAGCCCAACCTGTTCTTCTACCAGCTCGATGAGCAGAACTACACCGACCTGTCCGCTGTGGCGGACCAACGGTTCTCCAAGATCGTTTGTCTCAGCGTGGTTCAATACTATCAGAGCATCGATGAGGTAGAGACTCTTATCCGGAACGTACGCCAGCTCGCGCTGCCGGGGGCACGCCTCCTGATCGCTGATATCACCGTTCACGGCGGCTGGCTGAAGGATACCTGGGGCGTGCTCAAGGCCGCCTACGAAGAAAAGTGCTTCTGGAAGACACTGTTTTTCCTGATCAGAGCGAGGACGTCCGACTATTACCGCGTCAGGGCGACGCAGGGCTTGCTGGCGTTCACCGTGCCCCAGTTGTCGGACCTGATCGCGCGGCTGGGCCTGGATGCCGAGATCCTCAGCACCAGACTGACTACCAACTCGAACAGAAAGCACCTGCTGGTGAGGTTCTAG